A window from Triticum aestivum cultivar Chinese Spring chromosome 6D, IWGSC CS RefSeq v2.1, whole genome shotgun sequence encodes these proteins:
- the LOC123142928 gene encoding probable transcription factor KAN2 isoform X1 codes for MELFPRQPDLALQISNTSSSSTPPTAPPGSWGRPPDATGATNMDHFSHHLGFLRAGATDMANKDGTPPSAWTPPPSAATAASYSNHISNHYHHRMNALLKPIRGVPIYHHHPSFQQLQHQHMAMAYRSSGGGGGGGFLSSRSRFPPGRRSVRAPRMRWTTTLHARFVHAVELLGGHERATPKSVLELMDVKDLTLAHVKSHLQMYRTIKSTDKPMTSPGQNEGFDNGSAGEISDESLPEALNTHRGTDQNGTSANSHSSSSYNGGLWSNSSSRVGWPGFGPNGTENRGQCHKEADASKSLEMSGEMNVSCISDQTSSPPVPNLEFTLGRTHH; via the exons ATGGAGCTGTTCCCCCGGCAGCCGGACCTGGCGCTGCAGATCAGCAACACCAGCTCCTCTTCCACGCCACCCACCGCGCCGCCGGGCAGCTGGGGGCGACCACCGGACGCTACCGGCGCCACCAACATGGACCACTTCAGCCACCACCTAGGGTTTCTGCGAGCCGGTGCCACCGACATGGCCAACAAAGATGGCACGCCGCCGTCGGCGTGGACGCCGCCGCCTTCAGCTGCCACGGCCGCCAGCTACTCCAACCACATCAGCAACCACTACCACCACCGGATGAACGCCTTGCTCAAGCCTATAAGAGGGGTCCCCATCTACCACCACCACCCCTCCTTCCAGCAGCTCCAGCACCAGCACATGGCCATGGCCTAccggagcagcggcggcgggggcggcggcggcttcttgTCGTCGAGGTCGAGGTTCCCGCCGGGGCGGCGGAGCGTGAGGGCTCCAAGGATGCGCTGGACGACGACGCTGCACGCGCGCTTCGTGCACGCCGTCGAGCTCCTAGGAGGCCATGAGA GAGCCACTCCCAAGTCGGTGCTGGAGCTGATGGATGTGAAGGATCTCACCTTGGCACATGTCAAGTCTCACTTGCAG ATGTATCGCACGATAAAGAGTACCGACAAACCCATGACATCACCAG GACAAAATGAAGGATTCGATAACGGATCAGCGGGTGAGATCTCTGACGAGAGCTTGCCCGAGGCCCTCAACACCCACAGGGGCACCGATCAAAATGGAACCAGCGCAAATTCTCACAGCAGCAGCAGTTACAATGGTGGTTTGTGGAGTAACTCCTCAAG CAGGGTAGGATGGCCTGGTTTCGGCCCAAATGGCACTGAAAATAGAGGACAGTGTCACAAG GAAGCTGATGCATCAAAGAGCCTTGAGATGTCAGGGGAGATGAACGTGTCATGCATCTCCGATCAAACATCGAGTCCGCCGGTGCCGAACCTCGAGTTCACCCTAGGGAGGACACACCATTAA
- the LOC123142928 gene encoding probable transcription factor KAN2 isoform X2: MELFPRQPDLALQISNTSSSSTPPTAPPGSWGRPPDATGATNMDHFSHHLGFLRAGATDMANKDGTPPSAWTPPPSAATAASYSNHISNHYHHRMNALLKPIRGVPIYHHHPSFQQLQHQHMAMAYRSSGGGGGGGFLSSRSRFPPGRRSVRAPRMRWTTTLHARFVHAVELLGGHERATPKSVLELMDVKDLTLAHVKSHLQMYRTIKSTDKPMTSPGQNEGFDNGSAGEISDESLPEALNTHRGTDQNGTSANSHSSSSYNGGLWSNSSRVGWPGFGPNGTENRGQCHKEADASKSLEMSGEMNVSCISDQTSSPPVPNLEFTLGRTHH; the protein is encoded by the exons ATGGAGCTGTTCCCCCGGCAGCCGGACCTGGCGCTGCAGATCAGCAACACCAGCTCCTCTTCCACGCCACCCACCGCGCCGCCGGGCAGCTGGGGGCGACCACCGGACGCTACCGGCGCCACCAACATGGACCACTTCAGCCACCACCTAGGGTTTCTGCGAGCCGGTGCCACCGACATGGCCAACAAAGATGGCACGCCGCCGTCGGCGTGGACGCCGCCGCCTTCAGCTGCCACGGCCGCCAGCTACTCCAACCACATCAGCAACCACTACCACCACCGGATGAACGCCTTGCTCAAGCCTATAAGAGGGGTCCCCATCTACCACCACCACCCCTCCTTCCAGCAGCTCCAGCACCAGCACATGGCCATGGCCTAccggagcagcggcggcgggggcggcggcggcttcttgTCGTCGAGGTCGAGGTTCCCGCCGGGGCGGCGGAGCGTGAGGGCTCCAAGGATGCGCTGGACGACGACGCTGCACGCGCGCTTCGTGCACGCCGTCGAGCTCCTAGGAGGCCATGAGA GAGCCACTCCCAAGTCGGTGCTGGAGCTGATGGATGTGAAGGATCTCACCTTGGCACATGTCAAGTCTCACTTGCAG ATGTATCGCACGATAAAGAGTACCGACAAACCCATGACATCACCAG GACAAAATGAAGGATTCGATAACGGATCAGCGGGTGAGATCTCTGACGAGAGCTTGCCCGAGGCCCTCAACACCCACAGGGGCACCGATCAAAATGGAACCAGCGCAAATTCTCACAGCAGCAGCAGTTACAATGGTGGTTTGTGGAGTAACTCCTCAAG GGTAGGATGGCCTGGTTTCGGCCCAAATGGCACTGAAAATAGAGGACAGTGTCACAAG GAAGCTGATGCATCAAAGAGCCTTGAGATGTCAGGGGAGATGAACGTGTCATGCATCTCCGATCAAACATCGAGTCCGCCGGTGCCGAACCTCGAGTTCACCCTAGGGAGGACACACCATTAA